GTGTATCCTGAGGTCTTCAAGTATGGCATTCCTCAGCGATTCTGTGGCGAGCTCGGAGTGGTATATCGTCCCGAGCGAGCTGAGTATCATGTCCTTGACGTGCTCCTGCCCCTTGTCCTCGTGGAGGTGGGGGTTCAGCGTCTCTATCTGGAAAACCTCGACGCCTTGATCATAGATCTCCTTGAACTTCTCCCTCTCCTTCCACTGCCCGAAGGTCTCGAAGAGGTAGACCAGCTCGTAGGGCTCTATGGAGTAGCCGGTGGAGAAGGGCATGACATCCGCTAACTTCATGCTCATAGCGTGCTCGCCGGCGTTGCTCGTTACAATTATGCTCGTCTCGAAGCCCGTGGCAACGCCAAAGAGGGCGTTCATGTAGCGGTTCGTTATCTCGCTCACCCTACCCCACTTCTTGAAATACAAACCTCTCGTGCTCACCTTGGGCTTGTGGCGCCAGCTCAGCCTGACCATTGAGTACTCGCTCTCGCTCAGGAGGAAGCCAGCTGCATAGTCCTTCACGTACTCGTTTACCGAGCCGGGTATGTAGTTGTCCGCATCAACAAAGCCGACGTATTTTGCTCCAAGGGCCTTAGCAAGGAGCACCCCGATTATCATGCCCTCGCCTTTCCCGCTCCTCACGCTTTCACCGTCCAGTATTTCGGTGTAGCCGACCTCCCTGAATGCCTCCGCTATTCCCGGATCGCGCTGGTGAACCATGACTATCTTCGACTTCGTGAGGCTGTAGAAGTGCTTTACCAAGTCAACCTCCTGCTTGAAGACGTTGGGGCCTTCTCGTTTGCTGTTGGAGACTATTATGATGGGGCACTGGTGCGGAATGGCCTTGAGGACGCCGTCAACGAGCTGGAGCTTCTCGTTCTTCATCGGAACTACCACCGCGATGTCCTCAAGGGTTCGATAGATGTCCTCCCTCGGGATATTCTTAACCGTGAGCGAGCCGACCTCTTTGGTCTGGCTGTCGAGCTTGATGACCTTGAGGACCTCGTATATCTCCACCGCGCCGAACAGTTCCTTGTAAACAGGGGCCTCAAGCAGCAAGCTACCACCCCCAAAAAGTTTGAATACCAGAGGTAAATAAAAGAAAACTCCCTAAAAGGTTTTGCCTCGGCGGAGGGCGAACTCTCCCACGAAGGCGGAACTTGAGATGGTATCTCCTATTCCAACGGTTGATTTCGGCTTCGCCACTATCTTCGTCGGGACGAAGGCAAGCTGGTAGGAGTTGACCTCGGCTATGCCATCTTTCATGCCGTACTCCTTCGAGAGGGCATCCTCTACAGCTTTGACCTTCTCATTGACAGGAACGTCCATTGCTTTGACGATATCGTCTATCGAGCTGACATCGCCGAGCTTTGCCTTTGCCGCAGCTGCTAGAGCCGAGAAGAGAAGGGCATCTCTCACAAACTCACCTTTATAGTCCGTCAGGGCGAGGTAGTAGCCGTAAGTGTGGAAGTGTATCCTCTTCACGCCGGTTTTTTCAGCGAGCTTGAGCATGGCCTCGGTGACGGCTACCGGGTCGACGGGGTCGTGAGAGAGAAGCTTCTCAGCGAGGCCTTTCTCGCCCATTACCTCCATTACCGAGGCCAGCTCGACCTCGTTCAGGCCGACACTCCAGAACTTTCCGAGCAGATCAAGGATGGCTTTTCTCACAGTCTCATCTGGTGTGAACGCGAACTCAAGGTGGGCAGGGATACCCTTCTCATTCAGAACCTTAAGATGTTCCTCGACGATCTCCAAAGGCTCGCGGTAGTTTTCCTTCGTAAGCGCCTGAAGGCCACTGATTATCGCCAGCTCAACGCTTTCTACAATCTCCTCAAAGCGCTCC
The nucleotide sequence above comes from Thermococcus sp.. Encoded proteins:
- the mpgS gene encoding mannosyl-3-phosphoglycerate synthase, giving the protein MLLEAPVYKELFGAVEIYEVLKVIKLDSQTKEVGSLTVKNIPREDIYRTLEDIAVVVPMKNEKLQLVDGVLKAIPHQCPIIIVSNSKREGPNVFKQEVDLVKHFYSLTKSKIVMVHQRDPGIAEAFREVGYTEILDGESVRSGKGEGMIIGVLLAKALGAKYVGFVDADNYIPGSVNEYVKDYAAGFLLSESEYSMVRLSWRHKPKVSTRGLYFKKWGRVSEITNRYMNALFGVATGFETSIIVTSNAGEHAMSMKLADVMPFSTGYSIEPYELVYLFETFGQWKEREKFKEIYDQGVEVFQIETLNPHLHEDKGQEHVKDMILSSLGTIYHSELATESLRNAILEDLRIHGLLGENEEPPKPKVMPPIGEVDVKKWMEMVENESDTLLKFEV
- a CDS encoding ADP-specific glucokinase, translated to MVWDNLYASAFERVRGNISNAGRVLLAYNTNIDAVKYLERKDLEKRVESAGKDEVLRYADGLPKRIENIPQLLGSILWSIKRGKAAELFVESCSTRFYMRQWGWDELRMGGQVGIMANLLGGVYGVPVIAHVPQLSGLQASLFKDGPIYVPKVESGKLKLVHPKEFAGDEENCIHHIYEFPRGFTVFDLEAPRENRFIGSADDYNSNVYVRPEFRERFEEIVESVELAIISGLQALTKENYREPLEIVEEHLKVLNEKGIPAHLEFAFTPDETVRKAILDLLGKFWSVGLNEVELASVMEVMGEKGLAEKLLSHDPVDPVAVTEAMLKLAEKTGVKRIHFHTYGYYLALTDYKGEFVRDALLFSALAAAAKAKLGDVSSIDDIVKAMDVPVNEKVKAVEDALSKEYGMKDGIAEVNSYQLAFVPTKIVAKPKSTVGIGDTISSSAFVGEFALRRGKTF